A segment of the Gouania willdenowi unplaced genomic scaffold, fGouWil2.1 scaffold_364_arrow_ctg1, whole genome shotgun sequence genome:
tctttgattatcAATAAATATTGTACTTTGTAAACTAGACGTCAAATGGGGATGGGGCTAAACATAAGCTTGGTCTGACCAGAGTGTATACTGTTTATGCTCTGACTGACCAATAAACCAATAAACCAAACCTAGGAATAGAAAGTCTAAAAACAGAGTGAagaataattgtgtgtttttgttcctcaCCTGCCACAAACCTCTCCTGGATCCACCCACAGAGTGATTTCCCAGGGCAGCCCCAGGTCACCGTAGTGAACCCCACTTTCCCTGCAGGCACGCAGCAGCTCTGGGTCATATTTGTGGAACGCGTTCACTCTGATgcacctgaaaaacacacaaggatcAGCACTTTTAGCTGCTGAGGCTGACCAGAGGACAGCTAGGGTcactccatgtcatttcaacacattttcaggacatcacatgcactttggtcttaaagaattctgaaatgtttaccaattgttcctaaATTATTCAATTGTCACACTGttaatgacatggaatgacccacaaACCATGGGTGTCCCACTGAGCTTACCTGTACGCCTGGCCTTTGCTGGGCTTTTCAGGGACCCAGTGTCCCTCAAACTTCTCCTGCAGCCCCACTGTTAGCCTCtcagcaaacaaatccattttctccacctccaccttattctttaatttcaccAGCCTTTTCAGGAAGGAAACCACCGCTGCAATCTCGCTCTTCATCCTCtataagtaaaataataaaaacttataTGATGATATACATAAACACAGTTAATCAAATCAATATCAAAAGGTTGATGTAAGAAATTATTACATggatattatttaatatttctttAGCCTTTGGAGTgatcagcaaacacacaaatctTCTTTCATATCTTTCAGGTGAGATACATTTAACAATATCATTTAATTTCAAAGGAAGAGAAATAAATTAGAATTCAATGCTTGcctattgaatttatttgttatccataaaaaaataattagatatAGTAAAAAACGTGGCTAAGTTTAATTATCTACACttatgaatataaaattacgccaaaattaaaactgacttacacaaaaaatatttaatttaatcttttcttttaaaatcaaACTTCATCTGACAAAACTCAAgtaatttaatcaaaaaaaaaaaaaaaaaaagccgtaTTGCTGTAAAATCTCACACATTGCTCACGGGGAGCCTCTGGTGGTCGAGATGTAAAatgcatatttaaaatattacacttactttatttgtttgtgttcgtCTTTAGTTATTCACTCTGATGAGGAGAATAAAACATGTAGTTTATCACCAGACTTTGTCTTAGAACTACTTCAGAAGCTGCTTTCATCTTCTGATGAGTTGTGCTTTATGACAGTTGATAACCATGGCAACCGGAGCAGAATCTGCGCATGCTCAGATGGCTCGAGCTGTGGTAGACACGTGTGTTGTTTGTCGTCTCCATCCGTGCCTGCTTCATACAGTCTACTTAAATATTCCCTGCTAGGTGAGCTGAAAATATTCACGGTGTAACACTGACTGTACTGCAATTGACTGTCATGGAATATACGTTTGAATGTCTTGTTAAGTTGTATTTTCTGATGGAATGTTACTAGCATGCTAATCGCtatttaagctaatgctagttagctgctgtgcTAAGTAGCTTCAGAAAGGATGGTAAtttctttttgtacataaacagctatataatttagttttgctggtcagtatttttttttaaaaaaaactgtttaaggacatctgtttttttattttttttattgaagggaCTATATTTTTGTGAAATAAGATTggttatttaatcttttttacaTATCATGGCCTGAGGAAGAGATTCTATAAGCACAAGCTTATTggattttaatcaataattttttattgagttttttatTTCGCTTGGTACATATGTACGATGGAGCATTGTCAGtaaaaatccgttttccaaattaaattttttttaaatctgtttttttgaataattttttttcttcctgtggAGATTatctcttcattttttttttttaacacaggaACTGGTtccgggtcagagttcatcacaatgGCGTCATCAacagtgctggatattcatTGGGAGAGAAGAAGACAACAGAGCTTCCAGTGATGATGAGGAACAAGACAAGTGTTCAAGTTTACACCACAGCAAGTCTTGTGTCGGAGCCAATAGGTCAATTTATGAATGTGAACTGACCAATAATAATACAGGAAATTAGGTAAAGCAAGCCCACCACTAAACGTCATCTTTTGTAATAGACATTTCCTCACTCTGGGGTTCTTGCCTTcccacaaaaaacataatataagATGGTCGAGGTTCATAAAAATCTTTTGGGCAAAAACACCGGATTACATTGAAACCGGGgtaaaacgttcattttaactGTGTTTATCCGACCCAAAAGAGATAAGGGCAAGGAGCCCCACCTCTGAAAGTCTGCTTTAATTTGGTTAATCAATGGGGTGAAGTTAGCTGTGTATAAGGAAGGTAAAGTACGGGTGATGTTGATTCAATGAAATCTTTAAATGTCCCATCTGATATCAATAAAGGGTTAAACCTCCAGAGTTAAGAAAAAGAGGGCTGGCTTTGCATTTTAATATCAACACTAAGTGGTGCATGATCTGAAATAACAATCTAATAATATTCAGATGTTTCTACTTTAGAAATAAGGGAGCCATCCAAAAATAAGTTATCAATCCTTGAAAAAGACTGGTTTACCCGTGAGTAAAATGAATATGCTTTTGTGTTAGGATTATAAAACCTCCAAGGATCCACAAATCCATTCTGTAACATGAAATTTGAAATGGATTTAGCCATAGAATGGTAAAAAATGGactagcgctttatcaccacactgaagcagtctcaaagcgctttacatatcagctcattcacccaatcgctctcacattcacacaccagtgggacaggactgccatgcaaggcgctagtcgaccactgggagcaacttagagttcagtgtcttgcccaaggacactttgacacatagtcaggtactgggattgaaccctcaacctctcgatcagaagacgacccactaccacctgagccacggtcgcctaaGACTATGACCCTAAGACTGGGTCATAGTCTTAGGGTTAAAGTGATCTAACACAGGATCAAAAATTAGAAGATGGGAATCGAGGGAGGGGAGGCTGCCCAATAATGTGTCAGTGAAACTTGGATTATCAAAAATAGGAGCATATACAGTAACTAATAACACAGGTTTATTACCCAAAGTaccaataacaattaaaaatctcCACTGTTTGTCAGCTATTACCTTTGATGACGTGAACTGCACTCTCTTATTAATTAGGATCACCATCCCTCTGGCTTTGGAATTGAATGTGGAGTGAAACACAGGTTCCATCCATGGACACCTGAGCCTAACATGATCCCTGTCCCGTAGATGAGTCTCCTGGAGAAAAATTACATCAATCTTAAGGCGTTTCAAATGTTGAAGTATTTTAGAACCTTTAACAGGGctatttaatcattttacatTCCAAGTCAAGAATCGAATGCCACCAATATTGGTCAGGTTCTGACTTGGACTTGGAGTACTAGTTATTGGCATTACACTTTAAATGAATAAGAAATAAGACATGGTAGCCTGACATCTCTCCCCCAAAAAGgaacacatacattcacacacacaaatactcaaaCATTTTGGTTGGCAAATCAGCTGTTTGGAACTCATGACGACAGAgttgatattatttgatttgttcattcatttcatttatatttaaataggcAACGTTCCAAACAGCTGATTGTCAACCAAAAGTCACATGACTGAGAACgagaaaatatattaatttgGGTAAAcggatctaaaaaaaaattaataataataattcagaaaacggatttttaaaaaattaatacggaaacagatttttttttttttttactgatgattctgggtcagagttcatcacaTCGGCGTCATCCACAGTGCTGGTTGTTCAGCCATTTAATGATTTTTACTTTTcgagttaaaatataaagatattaagaATTTGCAGTAGGCACAACTTTCACATTagtgacggacaggtaaagaggatactttagttctagaggacacagtcatcataaagcatagcttggagtcctggttgaattcatcAGCAACAATACTTTGTGTAACTTCATGGATActggtaaataataataaaaataatattaatgcattggattttattcagtgcttttcatagacactcaaagcgctttccATAATTTTCGTGCTTGTTTCCGTGTTGTGTTACAGTAGAATAGCATGTTTATGCATTGGAACCATTTCAGTTCTACACACGTTTCCTACTGAACGAGACGATCAAATGTGAAAATGTCTGTAATTACCAGAGAAGTTATACATGGTCTAACTTACTGCTTAACATGCTAGAATCAGTGCTACTGTACGTACAGAGCTATACAGTGTGTATgtgagctaatgatgctaatggTGAACAGCTATAACCAgtgtttattacacacacactgtgaggaagttttgtgtccagacacgtaattattcatttatagtttaaatagtgtttacatacatattatttacagttaaaaagcaCTCagctttgttcactaaattcctgTCAACAATTATTCTAGTGCagtgttctcaaacttttcacagtccgtaccccttcaaacatttaacatgaggccatgtaccccctactcctgcacactataatgtaatgcagcgttttttaaccttggggtcgtgaccccatgtggggtcacctggaattaaaatggagtcctctgaaatgtataataatttatgatcaaaaaaataaactgattaaaatgtatttttgaaatgttgtaattattatttttcaaatttataacaccacacacaaaactaacttaaataactgtattctatgctttcactttcacaaatttaatctacatctatctatctattaattcaagggaggtctgtgtgtgtgtgttgatgtgtgtgtgtggatggagcaaatatctcccagacgcggtgccagttcgaGCTGatactcggtcgacgggttccaaattcCCCTAGtgcgtgtatctgttattttggagtcatttggtaatttcaaaatgtttattttaattttacttcacttctggatggccccgaaatgaaacctattcaacttttgacctcagggtgtgagggggcgctagcgcaccatctttATCTATTtcctcacacgagcaagagtcacgtgtgcacacagccaagcagacacggactgtaaacacgagtgagagagaagaagatagttttataccGGAGAGGAACGTCTGAGCAGCCGTGTTTGTAatgataaactagcaaagctcttaagtctcacttattgggcctgatgttagtcactgatgttcgtgtgtgtgagccacggcagactccacttcctcctgtgccatgctattgttagcttctcaaacacgggagctctctgaagaGATgttttgaaaccatcagccactggtgagtcttctgcagacacgtttcccattgtttaaaccatataactgttgttcaataacgcgctgtttcacgaGAGTCGAtattgacctcaacctgttcaattctccatctgggaAACTGCGGATTCTGTCATGCCGGTGTTATAGTTTAAGTGGCGACCATT
Coding sequences within it:
- the LOC114459860 gene encoding protein BTG3-like, translating into MKSEIAAVVSFLKRLVKLKNKVEVEKMDLFAERLTVGLQEKFEGHWVPEKPSKGQAYRCIRVNAFHKYDPELLRACRESGVHYGDLGLPWEITLWVDPGEVCGRYGEQNFDFSIATFSTDKNEMTLFYHSGSSDEGSTHSSPLTVPNRKCQVLNPAAPAWEF